The segment GCGATGAACCGGGCCTTCAAGGCCTACATCGGCCGCCCGCCGCGCTACAAGGTCACGCCCTTCGCTTTCGGCGGCAACCTGGTGCTCCACCGCGCGCTCTTCACCCGGGTGCCCTTCGACCCCGGGGTTCCCCGCGGAGAAGACATCGACTACGTGATCAACGCCCGCATCTTCGGCTTCAAGGTCTTCCTCGACCGCACCCTCGCCATCCGCCACCGGCCCCCGCCCAAGACCCACCCGGCCTGGCGACGCCTGCGCGAGGACGTGCTCCGCTTCGTCTACGAGCGGGAAAAGATCCGCGGGCAGACCGGCCTGCCTGGCACCGTCCGGGTCCGCGCCGAGGATTTCGACCCCTACCCCGGGGCCTTTTTGAAGGACGACCTGGAGCTCGGGGCCGAACGGGCCGCGCGGGCGCTCGCGGAGGCCTACCGCCGGCAGGGCGACCCCGAAGGCGCACGCGAGGTGCTGCGCACGCTCGAGCTGATGCACGCCGCGCTGGACGATCCAGGCGACCCCTTCTCGGACCTCGTGCGGCTGCAGCGGCGCTGGACGGAACTGATGCGGGCTCTTTCGCGCCCCGAGCTGCGGCGTGGGCTCGCCCGCGCCCTCGCCGGGGCGTAGCGCGACCGCGCTCCAGGACCGCGCGCCGGCGTCGTTTTCGTAGGTAGCGGGGCAGGCTGCCGCCTCGCCCTTTACGCGGCGGCTAGCCCGGACGCACCGCCCGGCGCGCCGCCTCCAGCCTGCGGGCGATCGAGGGGTGGTTGTGCAGCCAGAACTCCACCCACTCCGGCGGCTCGGGGTCGGCCAGGTTTTGTTTGGCCAGCGCCACGAAGGTGCTTTCGAAGGCGGGCAGGTTGGGCACCAGCTCGAGCGCGTAGCGGTCGGCGGCGTACTCGCGGGCGCGCATGAAGGCGTTGCTGACCACCTGGGCGAGCGTCATCCAGAAGGCGAGCACCAGGTAGAGCAGCGGCAGGGTGGCCACGTCGCCCGGGCCCGCCAGCCCCCAGCGGCCGGCGGTCCAGACCAGCACCGCGTGCGCCAGGACGATGCCGAGGGCGAAGAGCAGGCCGAAGAGGCCCAGCATCCAGGGCCAGTCCTTGTGGGCGCGGTGGCCCAGCTCGTGGGCGACC is part of the Oceanithermus desulfurans genome and harbors:
- a CDS encoding glycosyltransferase — its product is MPEVALVIPSYWSRPRPEVWRPGDAVYDHPTPLDAEGTLRRTLESLQVLPRRDFRLVVLAVPTSDEIAAAVERRVEAIVREAAVRLAVPWSVFGPSQLARVHAELERRGLGHLKDLLRLRGYANVRNLCVFVPHVLGADTAVLIDDDEVFEDPDFMDKALEAVGRTLGGEPVYAVAGYYRQPDGGFLVPEPAEAWARAWGQVEAMNRAFKAYIGRPPRYKVTPFAFGGNLVLHRALFTRVPFDPGVPRGEDIDYVINARIFGFKVFLDRTLAIRHRPPPKTHPAWRRLREDVLRFVYEREKIRGQTGLPGTVRVRAEDFDPYPGAFLKDDLELGAERAARALAEAYRRQGDPEGAREVLRTLELMHAALDDPGDPFSDLVRLQRRWTELMRALSRPELRRGLARALAGA